The genome window AGCATTTGATTTACCTCTAAAATTTTGTACGTAAATACCACATgctagtaaaatattattttttgtagCAGACTGATATTATAGGATTTGTAGTATATTCAATAACTTGATACTCAAATCACTGATGAGCCAAATTTTGCCTAAATAAGCTTTACAGTGTCCTAACTCcttgcaaaagaaaaaagtgcTAAATAGTCCTAATTGGCATCGCAAGTTACAGCAACATACCAGTGGCATCTAGGCCTAATTTTTTTGTTGGGTCAAAATCTAGTCCTAATTGGTTCTGCTATTTCTTGATCACGTTGTATGCTTCCGaattaaaattgtattaaaatagcatgtgaatgagcatttgtctttaattaaggagtaaaaaggatTAAAAGTATAAACAACAAATTATAAACGGTTTATGAAATAGATTAGggaaaagttttaaattttaaatttgactagtgatagggttggttataacccactactttttatgtattaaaataaatacaaaaatcttcttgggattttttttagggttaaatatagtaagtcccttaattttacatttatctGCACTTTACCACCtcaactttacatttagttgtgcatttgtgatttttttgaaacgtgattgtaatttgcaaagcTCATTTGTAGGGGTGGTTTATAGGGTTAGTGTGGTgacaaatatttcttaattataaaaatttaacattgtattaaaataaCATACAAATGaacatttgtctttaattaagaagtaaaaaggatttaaagtataaataacaaactataagTGGTAACATGAAGTAGATAGTggaaatattttaaattttaaatttgattggtgatagggttggttataacccattactttttatgtattaaaataaatacaaaaatctagaaaaaaagaATGGGAAGTTTGGAAGCCATTAAGAGATTTATGCTAAAAATCccttctgcaatacatatagatatagatatggAGTGTTAGAAATTCAAGGCCAACCTACTAAGAAGGATAAGATTAAGAAAAGTCTGAAGTCAAAAGGGTTTTGTAATTCATTTTGCTCACGTAACCGGAAGTCTTGAAAACTAAAGATAAAATTGAAGCGAGGCGCCATTTGCGCACCAGAGTCCAAAATGCAAAATCTGCCTGACCCATCAGCGTCAAGAAATTGTAAAACTATCCTGCAAAAgtaaaaccagaaaaatttgaCCTCAAGGATTCTGGGACCCAGTTTTGCTGCTTTGTCCATTTGCTAGTGGTGCAGCTTCTATAATCTATGTCCCCACCGGGCTGTACCGGAACTGTACCAGACTGCCAGTAAGTATTCCCATGTTTTTGCCTCTCTGCCCAAATGTAACAAGGCAACGAGTAAAAATGAGCACAAAATTTTTCGTCCAAAAGAGGAATTAAAACTAGGATTAACCTTTGTTacactaataattattaattcTAATTTATACACTAACGTGTACGAGCAGATGCCACATCATTTCAATATATATCAATTTGGATTTGAGTTcgaaattttatatataatctACAAACGATCAAAAATTAATCTTTCAAAATTAACTACTAGCTTTTATTAATACTCTTCTCCtgaaatttatttttaagtGAAATAATGTGTTAGTttacattaatatatataatggATATCACATCTTCTGAATACACACaccaacatttttagatgcatGCGATATAAtatcaatattttattttaatttgaaattttacacATGGTCTTTAAACTAGTAAAAATTTACTCTTACTTAAGACTAAATCTTAACTTTTGTTACTACTCTTCTCCTAAAATTTACTTGTTTCACCAAGATAAATGTATCAGCCATACTtcacgaaaagaaaaaaaaaaaaactggcaaaaagggggaaaaacgAGTTCAAAATGGGCTTAAAACTACCAAGTAACTTTCTTTGCCCCTCTCCTCCTAAAATTTGTTCAACCAAAGTAATGTATGGATCAGCCATAAttcaccaaaaggaaaaaagaaaaacaaagcaaaaatgGGGACGAAGAAGCATTCAACGCAGACACGTATGAATAGACCAGTGCAGTAATGAGGAATTTAATGCAAATGGGGATTCCCTTTCGCGAGCCTCCTTCACGGTTTCTACCACTGCTCTTACAGGCTATGCGGCCAAGCTCTTCCAACGACTGAGAGGGACAGGGAGGAAAGAAGTTGGTGGGAATTGATCTACTCCTACTTGTAGTGGTAGTTTTGCTTTATTAGCACCTTCTTACTAGCAATAACTAGGGATTACAGTGGTTGTTCTAACTGCTATTGCTCCCTCCCATAGATTTTactagtttttgtttttgtccaccTCTTCAGTTGGAAGTCCATTTTTGTCTCTGGGCAGCGCTTGCTTTTTggtccttttgtttcttttacaTTTCTGAGTTGGGCATACGTAGCAGTTACAAACAATGATTTAGCTGGGTAATTCAATTGGGATGGCTTTCAATCTGGGCATGGAATCTTTGGTGGGGTTAGCACGTGGTTTCTGTTGTTGAACTACTACTAATGCTTAAAAATGGGTAGGTGTTGAATATTTTGAACACAAAACTGCTCTTGTTGGAGGATGCCAAAGCTAGGGTTTTTCCTTCCTTTAATGCAGTTAAAAAGGTTTGATCCCAAAAACATGCTTCTTCtctttgcctttcttttcttttgcccttTCTCCTCTTTTAGACCAAGTCTAAACTCATATAGATTATTCTATTCTTGTTCTTGAATATTTCAGGTTTCCAGAGCAGAATTTCGGCCAAAGAATAAATTActgatattgaaaaaaaaagaaaaacattttcatttcttgaatttgtTCTGCGTTGTGGAAAGTCGTCAGATTGGttttggagaaaccaagaaagatTCGTGTTAATGCATCTTTCACTATGGAAACCTATATCATTCTGTGCAGCGTTGATGATGGACAAGAAGAGCAGGAGAGGAAAAGGTTCTtgggtggaggaggaggaggagtggGGTAAGGCAAAGCCATCAACTCTCAAGAATTTGCCGGAGAACAAACTAAGGGAGGCTCTTGAGGAGGCTTCTGAAGATGGGTCATTGGCAAAATCACATGAAATTGATTCTGAGTCTTTGAATCAAGATGGCTACTTGGGAAGGTCAAGATCTCTTGCAAGGCTTAATGCCCAGAAGGAATTCTTGAGGGCATCTGCTCTTTTGGCTGATAGGACATTTTGCACTGAAGAATCCATTCCTGACTTTAATGAAGCCTTCGATAAGTTCTTGACTTTGTACCCAAAGTTCCAATGTTCAGAAAGAATTGACCAATTGAGATCAGATGAGTACAGTCACCTATGTGATCCAGGTGCAAAGGTATGCCTTGATTACTGTGGTTACGGgttgttttcttattttcaaacGCTACAGTATTGGGATTCATCTGCATTTAGCTTAAAGGAAATTACTGCAAATTTGAGCAATCATGCACTTCATGGGGGTGCAGAGGACGGTACTGTGGAGCATGATATTAAAACCAAAATTATGGATTACTTGAACATTCCTGAGAATGAGTTTGTACTTCTTTTTACTGTTAGTCGAGGATCTGCATTTAAATTGCTGGCTGAATCATATCCTTTCCATTCGAACAAGAGGCTGTTGACTATGTTTGACCATGAGAGCCAGTCTGAGTTGGATGGCTCAATGTGCTAAAGAGAAGGGTGCAAAGGTGTACAGGGCCTGGTTTAAATGGCCATCCTTGAAACTCTGCTCTAGAGAGTTGAGAAAACAAATttcaaacaagaagaaaaggaggaaagaTTCTGCAGTGGGGCTTTTTGTTTTCCCTGTTCAGTCAAGAGTTACAGGTTCCAAGTATACATACCAGTGGATGGCAATGGCACAGCAAAACAACTGGCATGTATGGCTGGATGCTGGTTCACTAGGTCCTAAAGATATGGATTCACTTGGTTTGTCCCTTTTCCGGCCAGATTTCATTATTACATCATTCTACAAGGTATTTGGTTATGATCCAACAGGGTTTGGATGccttttgataaaaaaatctgTGATGGCAACCCTTCAAAACCAAACTGGTCGTACGGGGTCTGGGATTGTGAGAATTGTCCCTGATTTTCCTCAGTACCTTGGTGACTCTCTGGATGGCTTTGATGGATTAATGGGCGTGGAAGAAAAGGCAGATGACAAAAATGAAAACACTGAACCAGAAAAGCCTGGAGGGCCGCAATTGCCAGCATTTTCTGGTGTTTATACGGCCTCACAGGTCAGGGATGTTTTTGAGACAGAGATTGATTAAGATAACAGTTCAGACAGGGATGGGGCAAGCACAGCATTTGAGGAAGCCGATATCATTTCAGTTGGGGAAGTTATGAGGAGTCCAATTTTCAGTGAAGACGAGTCATCTGAGAACTCGTATTGGATTGATTTAGGTCAAAGTCCAATTGGGTCTGACAAATCTAGTCAATTAACCAAACAGAAATCAGACTCACCTCTGCGGCCCTCATTGTTTCCTGCCAGGAGAAACAATGAGCAACTTTCTCTGAAGGTTACGTCTAAATATACGGAGAGTCCAATACATGATGACAAGAGGTTAAGTTTCAGAAAGCCCGAAGATCATGTCTTATCTTTTGATGCTGCTGTGAAGCCGGTATCACAGGACCTGGACCATGTTATGGGAATCCCTGAAGAAGAATCCCTTTCAGAAACAGAGCCAAATTTGAAAAAGCTTGGAAACTATGCTAATGGCACAAATATCAGAGAGATTcaggaagaaaatgaaagttctCTGGAATCGAGGATAGCATGTTCTAGATGGAGCTGTACTTCAAATGGATTTGGGGCAAAGCACAGAAATTCAGGCTTACGGCATAGCAAACTTGAGATTTTGTCCACATCTGAGCTTTGcccagaaagaaaagaaagtgccATAAGAAGAGAGACAGAGGGTGAATTTAGGGTCTTGGGGAGGAGAGAAAGGAATGGATACACTGGAGGCAGATTTTTCGGACTGGAAGATGGTGACAGAGTTGCTGGCATGGGCTGTAGGGTATCGTTTAGCTTGGATGATAGCCAGATTGTAAATCCAAAGTCCTCTTTTGAACCAGGGGAACCTTCTGTGAACAGTTTGGTTGATGCTGAATCCATCCATGACGGTGAATATGGTGATGAGCAATGGAATGGAAGGGAGCCTGAGATTTTCTGCCGCCATCTTGACCATGTTAACATGTTAGGTCTTAACAGAACAACTCTCAGACTGAGGTATCTGGTTAACTGGTTGGTTATCTCGTTACTTCAGCTTCAGTTTCCCAGTTTTGACAAAGGTGTTAAAACATCCCTCGtgcaaatatgagaaatttctaattttgtgatgattttaaaaaaaattctataaaaGGGGTGATTGTGGCGAGGGATTCCGTTggggggtcttcgcatttcACGAATGCGAGCTCTAATGCGAGCTCTCCTGAGCTCGCATTCGTGAAATGCGAGCTCTTCTCAACAGAGATCCACCCCTTTTTTGCTTAATTTTTTTCGGAGGCAgagatttatatttttgtattaaaaCAAAATGTTTAAAGATTTCGCATTCGCGTTGGCATTccctaaaaaaaatttacttagGTCTGCTGAGCTCGCATTCGCGAAATGCGAGCTTAACTCAACTTAAGGGCGATTCGCGAGCTCAAAGACACTAAGTATAAttaaatattttgttttttttgggagctagagaattttttcaagaaaatagtaAGAGGTAAGTGCGAGGtcctaaatatttttttaaaaaatttttcaaatagctCGCATTTGATAAGTTTGACCtccaaaaattgtatttaatttttgtgTTAGATTTCGCATTTATAAGCATGACTTTcataaaaataaattcaaacttggtagaaaaaaaaaatttaaaatgaaatttactagctcaaaaaaaaatgtacaatTAAATGTAAATGTTGTTTGTTTTGTAGAATTTGCCTTTACTAAAATGCTCTCGGTAGTAAAATCTTATTTTAAAATCTCAACTAAAATCTTATATTTTGGAGAAATGTagagaaattttatttaaaaatctgTAATTAGCAGaggaataaaatttttttattttcaaacttGCACGTGCCTAATCTTCATCAAATATGTGCTGTAAAGAAAAATCATATTCACAACAATCTGTTTAATATAATTTACTATACATGCATAtttcttttatattaaaaaaaattgataattttaCGGTTGGAAATacgttattttattataatacatttaaagGGTGGAAAAAGAACACATGCATAGTTCTTTCTATTTCATAGATCAATGtaaaaatagaatgaaattATTAACATGTAAGGTGTTGACtatattttatgaataaaatactAACTTTTGATCCTAAATTTatgaaataaatttatttatcaaattctAATTTTCCTTTGTTATTAATAAATCGTATTTATTTGTTGACACCGATGAATATTAGTTATAAGAATGTAATAATTAATAGTCATTAATATCTGTTACaatttttttattgtaattttagaaattccATAACGCAATGCTATTTAAAAAAAGTATATAAGTTATTTTTATGAAGTGCATGTTATTTGTTTggtagttgaaaaggaaaagaaaaaaaataaaatcaaatatctAGCTTGGTAAATCCTGCGTGTTTTACCTTTTACAATTGATGCGAATGTagatatttttagatgaaaatcaccgattactcaacatttcacatactgAAGTTGCTTTTTATACTTTTAATTTAAGTatcgttttacgcgaaagtcgacatttgtagatgaaaactgccggttactaagtacaaaaaTATTTGGAGCAGAATAacccttttttattttggtgtatatataataaaattccctctaagaataatcatgagaaaagtatgacacttattgaccatattaatttcttaacttataaaatcagataaaaaaaaagaattttcatcaaatgtgcaaaatgtaggcataattttgtccactttactagatatactttcctatagatgtaaaaattataatcacataaaaatcatttcccaaattcaatgagaaaagaagtttcaaaactatatatatttatttcaaaaggataagtgaaaaaattgtttttatttattatggttaataacatatatatgtataaggttttggaaaaattttgacagagtctccccttaaaagtggactaaaactccctgccaacaaccaCAAGAAATACAATTTAAGCACATCAATTATATGAAACACAACTAAAACCACAAGTACCACACATatttctccccccacacttaaattacacattgtcctcaatgtgtagggaagaaatgaaacaaaagaagaaaagaaaagaaagaagtttcCGCCAAGTCAATGGTTGAGATCCTTTTCAGCCACTATTCACGAACCACTGCCAAAATACAAGTGCCTACCaaataaaaaacagaaaaaataaaatgaagttaaACATCTTAAGTTCCACAAGTTAAGATAATTAGGCAAGCAAATCCACCAACTAAAGATAGCTTCTGCAGTGCGCCATGTCAGTTATCCCCCTCGGCATCATCGTCATCCTCTGCATCACGATTGGGTGGTGGATGAATGCCCAAATGATCTTCAATTCGGCTTAGACGATTCCTAACGTCAGCTAACTGGAATGCAAAGTTTTCGATATGGTCAAAGAGTCGCTGCCAATTAGTCtgtggtggaggaggaggtggtgctGCAGTAGATGGTCCAACTTCATCCCGACCATGTCTAGCCTTCTGTCTCCGCTCCTGTACAGGGCCTGGATTGCCAATAGAAAGGCGGTGAAGAGTAGTGATAGTCATCTCAGCCCGTGGTGGAACAATCTCCCGCCTCATTCCTTCCAACTGAACCTCAAAACGCCGGAAGATTAAAGTCAGTAGACGAGGAAATGATAGTTTGAAGGAAGTTGTCTTACGCCTCGCCGTAGACCTAATGTGGTTGATGATGATATTAGGCAATGAAATTCGAGCATATGGAGATGTCCGGTTATGGAACATGTAATCCAAGAAATAGATATCGCTCTTGCGGACCTCCGTGTGCCCCGTCTTCTTTGGGATGACATTGTGAGCCATCATATAAATGATAAGACGATGACGAGGTTCGAACACATTCGCCACTATGGTCTCCTTCCTTGTAGATCGAAAAGGTTGGTACTCAAGACCAAACCTAGCCATGGCCAAGGAGGGATCCCACCTCCTATTCGGGGGAACAAACCTCTTCTTCAAATCTACCGGACGACCGTCATCCATACACCCCAGAATAGCGGCCAAATCTTGACGTGATAAGGTGATTCATCTTCCACGCACCCAGGACTCAACTAGTTCTCCACTATGGCGCGCCTTACTTTCAATGTTGGCATAAAACTCGCGCACCAAGTCGGGGTAGTAATAGTTTGGTAGGACTAGAATCGGAGCCCATCCTAGCTGAGCAAAAGCATATGAGATGTTGTACATCAACTCAACTGGTGGACTGACGTGCATCTCGAACAAAAACTCCAAATTAGCACGCGCCTCATGCCACTCCTGATTCCGGCGAGTGTTGAACCTAGCACTGTCAAATACCGAATTTCCCGCTCCACGGGAGGTGCCCTCACCAGGTCGACGGTTAACTGGTGGAGGAGAAGGTGAATTCTCCTCCTCAGTCACCTCCATCTCCTCATTAACTTCCCTCTCCTCACTACTAGAGGATGAAGTTATCACACGCCTTCCCCTTGGCATAGTACCTAAAAGAAaatgttgcaattaaccacatgTATTCTCACACAATTCACAATTTGGCAATGAATATCCTAAAACGATCCAAATAATCTCCAATTTGTCCCTTCAAGTGATAATTCGTCCAATACCTAATGTAAAGGACCGAACAAGACGAGCCATAATTGCAgcaaaaaattgctcaaaatgaCCAATAAAAACAAGATATGGAATAATTGTAACCCAATTAGTCAAAATAGCTACAGGTATGATTATAACTATTTagaattaacaataataatatgctTTTAGGTATGATCATGTTTAGGcaaaaattaaaccaattaaGAAACCGAATCAACCAAATTACTCACTATACACAATGCACATGTTAAAATATCATCAACTAACCATTCTTAACCATAATTAATCATAACCAATAGCTCAAAAACATCCtaaatccatttttcaatttcTCCCAAATATAgaaattgtgaattttaaatCACTACGAAACCAATAAATTGCTACATTTAAGCATATAAACATGCTTAAACAATCTTAACATgcatgaataaaataaaaattagtcaTAAATATCATCAAATTTTAGAATCTTGAAGGTTGTCAAATagctttttctaaaaaatatgaCTTTCTTAAAtcaaaagatttgatgaagaaacttaccTCAGTCACGTAGAAGGAAGTTTGCTGATGCTAAAAATGTTAAAAGCCCTATGAGCATGCCTTCAATTGacctccaattgaagaaattagagtttaagaaccctaactttgaATCCCTCAAAAACCTGATTTTAGGTGTTTTTGTTGGATTTTCATCGGTTAAAAAGGGTGTATGAAGCTCAAAAGGTGTTGGGTTGATGATTTCTAGCAAGATTATGAAGTAAAAATGAAGATTTGTGAGTTGGGTAGAAAGGGAGAGGAAAAACGCGTCTGCAATTTCatgagaggaagaagaaaatgaaccGAAATCGCGTTTTTTGGAAGCTATATATGGACACAGAAAACGCGACTGAAAACTCGCCTTCGACTCGCGTTACATTAGTCGCGTTTTCTGCCCAAATCTTGCGGGGATGAAAACGCGACTGTGGTTGAAAACGCGACTACAGGCACGTATTTGAAGTCGCGTGTTTTGGTATATGATCCAAGCTTTAAAACGCGATTTAGGTGAGAAACGCGACACGCGACTTGATGTCGCGTTTCTTAGCGCGTTTTCTTCAGTGTCGTTGCAGAATTTGATACGCGTTTTGATGAAAACACGACTTAGAGCGTTTTCATGCTTGGTGCGTTTtgttctgcaatttttttttgcagaaaatgaactttgaaaaattaccaATCGGCaccccaatcactcaaaatgcatcatagatcattggTTTGAAAAATTTATCAATGTGCGTACTtgtaaaatgataaaaacattcattttaccccttttggaTGCATGAAATACACCTTTAACGCAAATCAAAGGGGTTAAGTGGATTGATCAAAGTTCGCCTTTTTTAATCTCAAATGGTCATTCTTGCCACGAATTGCCAACTCTATACCACAAAAATTTCAACCCACCTAAAACGCTTATTCAGCCCACAAAAGCACACCAAATTAACATAAGGTACTAAAACATGagttttttgtgaaattttagaaTATATACAAAATGTCACCAAAAAAGTATGTAATCCATACGTTAGGTTATTTATACAATAACGATAGTCAATAGCGTGCCATCAATGCTGCCCAAGTTTTCCATGAGTACCACATGTTGTGGGTTTGGGTATTCTTCGACTTCGACGTGGTTGGTTTGGCACTACTGTATGGCCTTGAGTAATATGTGTCAACAGTGTAGCTTGGTGAATTTGAGCGCTTGTGCCTTCACCTCCTTGACATTGCAGAGAAGTCTGCTGATGTGAATCCCTATCGGGCGTAAACTTTGGGAAAGTCAAATGGGACCTAGAATACCCAATCGATACACCTTTCTCGTGCATGATATCTGTCTGAGGTGTGAGAATAGTAGATGCGCCAGCTTGGTCCTCAGTAGCAATCGAACCTCCATGGAATTCAGGTTGTATGGCGGGTTCTGGTGATCGGAGTCTACGACGTCGTCCACCGTCATGCTGACTTCTGCGGGTATTTCTAGGAGCTCGCTGCACACGACACGGATCAGCATATAGCGAAATTTCCTGTGGTACGTGTGgagggcgaaatgcaagtcggcGTGACTCTCCTACATGATGCAAAGATGTGGATGCAAAGTCGTCCAACTCTTGAAAATATCTGCTGTGTTGTTCATCACTAACTGCAAGAGAGTCATGTGCCATGAAATACATGCGAGACATGGCATCGCTCTGGAGAAACAAACAAATCGGGGATAAGAAGGAGATACTGTGGTAAGAAATAGTTAAAAAAATGAGCAAACTAAAAGTGACGAAATTAAAACTGTTGGTTGGAAATAAACTTACAAGATATTGTGCCCTAACGCTATCCCCCTGAAAGCCCACTGGGAAAGCGGGAAATCGACTTGGATTTGAAATATAAATCACCGTCCGCTCCCGATACCACTGAACACACTCCTCCGATGGATATGTAGTATCTTCAATTATAGTGCCATCTTGTACATGCAAATGGCGATCAGTCCAAATATTAATGTAGTGTCCATGCGTGGTGCTCCAGTCTTGATTCGCCCTACCACGACGATCTAGAGAATGTAGAGCAGCCTGATTATCTGTCAGCCTCATATCAGGCAGTGACTGATGAAACTCAAATTGCCGCATAACCCGATGAAGGAGGTGCGGCTCAACTACATCCCAGCAAATAAGATACGTTACGGGCCTCCAAATGTCCCGACCTGCAGTACAATACGCAGGAAGAGAAGCAAGAACGACCTCCGAATAGGGCTGCCATATGAACtgaaaaaaaataccaaatcctacttgtttcatttttttctatctggaaataataaaacttcctaATATGCAAATTGGACACATCATATGAAAAAAAGTGCTAGTCTCCGGCCAATtaacaaatttttgaatttctcaaaaaaaaattcgacAGAGTCTCCCCTATAACTGGAGGttaactccctgccaacaaagtCAACTTCCATTCCAAAAATGCACTCATACAACTTGTGCTTTCAATTGACAAGCACTATTATGACAAGACGACTGACACAACTTATGAAATATTTAATAAAGTCAAGACATATGTACAATACCTCTTCAGGACGCAGGCCTGTCAACTGATCTCGGAATGCAGGCACAACATGCCTAACAACTCTTTGTACGTCCAAGTCATTATTCCACCTATATTTAATAAAGTAGGAACCTGTTTAGAACAAATTTATGTTGTTTGCATAACAAGTGTCATTAAAACAAAAGGTAGTATAGGCGAATCGTGACATCACCTAGCTCCATATGGACCAGGGTAATGCTCCAACGGCGCGATTCGGTCCGGACGCATGGTTGGAATATGTTCCCAAATCCAGAGCTGTTAGAAAATTAGAATCAAAGTTAAAATTGCAAAATGATAATATGCAATGTTCACAAAACATATTATTATTGGGTATCGAAGGTACCTGTAGCAAAACTAATGGACCGATAATAGCCGATTTCGCAGGATTCGTGGCATCACAAAGTGACCGATAAAGAGTCGCCAAACACGCACTACcccaagtataatgcccaacaGTTTCCAAGTCCCGCAGTAATGGAAGATACAACAAAGGGACTTTGTTGCCGGACTTATCGGACAATAAATGTCCACCTAATATCAGTAAGAGGTAGATGCGCGCACGCTGCCTACATTGGACATCTGAAGCATCGGATGGCAGCTCTGTGTCTAGGGCTCTTGCTAAACATCCCAATTTGAGCCTCTGTCCATCAAAGTATCCAACTGCAGGAGAAAATCCAATGAGCTCCTCACAAATGGCTCCCCACTCCTGAATGCTGCGGTATGTGTCTATCCCTATAACCGGTGGACCATCGATGTGCAACCCCCACAACACCTCTACATCCTGTAATGTCACGGTGGCCTCTCCAACCGGTAAATGAAATGTATGCGTTTCGGGCCGCCATCTCTCCACTAAACTTATGATCAAAGAATGATCAACCATCTGATATCCACTCTCAAGCACCCCCTCAAATCCAGCCAAGGCAATATAACGACAAACCCACTCAGGAATAGGCGTATGCTCCCAAAATCCTCTGTCACACCGCCTGACATCTAACTGATTGCCATCAATATGTCCGTAAAAAATCGAATGTGCCCGGTGTGCAGTTCCCGCCGATATAATGTCGTGCACGTATGGTCCTGG of Coffea arabica cultivar ET-39 chromosome 5c, Coffea Arabica ET-39 HiFi, whole genome shotgun sequence contains these proteins:
- the LOC113689693 gene encoding uncharacterized protein, encoding MRSPIFSEDESSENSYWIDLGQSPIGSDKSSQLTKQKSDSPLRPSLFPARRNNEQLSLKVTSKYTESPIHDDKRLSFRKPEDHVLSFDAAVKPVSQDLDHVMGIPEEESLSETEPNLKKLGNYANGTNIREIQEENESSLESRIACSRWSCTSNGFGAKHRNSGLRHSKLEILSTSELCPERKESAIRRETEGEFRVLGRRERNGYTGGRFFGLEDGDRVAGMGCRVSFSLDDSQIVNPKSSFEPGEPSVNSLVDAESIHDGEYGDEQWNGREPEIFCRHLDHVNMLGLNRTTLRLRYLVNWLVISLLQLQFPSFDKGVKTSLVQI